The following coding sequences lie in one Pempheris klunzingeri isolate RE-2024b chromosome 13, fPemKlu1.hap1, whole genome shotgun sequence genomic window:
- the srrm1 gene encoding serine/arginine repetitive matrix protein 1 isoform X6: MMQINLTGFLNGKNAREFMKDLWPLLLSAQDNIAGIPSAFLEQKKEEIKQRQIEQEKLASMRKIDDDKKDKDIRDRAQSKSPRRRKTRSPSPRRRSPVKRERKRSASRSPRRKPSPIGDSSPPPPLMQLPTKPLEQLVEPETTGRAMPEPVIQETPTTCDKVVEVVKADSVPEVKEPSPEKTHKKEERPRSREREKDLRRERPHHRSRSHSRSRRRRSRSRSYSPRRRPSPRRRMSPRRRSPPRRAPTSSRHRHRRSPAPRRRRSRSASSSGSSSSGSRSPKKAMKRISNTPPRKQVHHLDTSISPVGKDRRSPSPRARRGRGSPSPARSSGLKRKQGGRADSPPHNAKPRPSEGSESEEDKNEKGATADSVQQRRQYRRQNRQSSSDTGSSSSEDEGPKRPTAGPVARNGEVRRRRSRTPSPRRRHREASPRKRRSPSPGRRRRSLSPPRRRRSPSPPRRRSPSPPPRRRSPSPRRYSPPIQRRYSPSPLPLQKRRISSSPPKRSSPVAKRRPSRSPKRRGSPAQRRRSPPSSASPPRHRRSPMLPSVRPGRDTRSPGAATRCLSPSPANRSRTIRGSISPQGRFETSSTSPSNQRRQQSPSHSNKPIRRVSRTPEPRSNQRASRSPLPMRRASSRSRSVSPQPVAQKRPVPASASPSPSRSASGSPPPAKKASSGSGSQSPSKNSDVDGSGKKKKKKKEKKHKKEKKHKKHKKHKKEKSGITAPADEQENQGVDEDGESRKESDSEVEDSLDDLEKHLREKALRSMRKAQMSPSQMS; encoded by the exons ATGATGCAGATCAACTTGACAGGCTTCCTCAATGGGAAGAATGCCCGGGAGTTCATGAAGGACCTGTGGCCCCTGTTGCTGAGTGCCCAGGACAACATTGCAGGCATCCCCTCTGCTTTTCTGgaacagaagaaagaggaaatcaAACAGCGACAG ATTGAACAGGAGAAGCTTGCTTCTATGAGGAAGATTGATGACGATAAGAAGGACAAGGACATCAGAGATAGAGCTCAGTCAAAGAGCCCAAGGAG GCGGAAGACGAGGTCACCGTCACCACGGCGGAGGTCGCCGGTGAAGCGCGAAAGGAAACGTAGTGCCTCACGCTCCCCAAGGCGCAAACCCAGTCCCATTGGTGACAGTTCACCCCCTCCGCCCCTGATGCAGTTGCCCACGAAACCTTTGGAGCAGCTTGTGGAGCCAGAAACAACAGGAAGAGCCATGCCAGAGCCGGTCATCCAAGAGACTCCTACCACCTG TGACAAAGTTGTGGAGGTGGTGAAAGCAGACTCTGTGCCTGAGGTCAAAGAACCCTCTCCAGAGAAGACTCATAAGAAAGAGGAAAGGCCCAGGTCCCGGGAAAGGGAGAAGGACCTCAGGAGGGAAAGACCTCACCACCGCTCTCGTTCTCATTCTCGCTCTCGCAGGCGACGCTCTCGTTCTAG ATCTTACTCCCCTCGCAGAAGACCAAGTCCCAGGAGGAGAATGTCTCCACGTCGAAGGAGCCCCCCCAGACGTGCCCCCACCAGCTCCAGACACAGACATAGACGCTCCCCTGCTCCCCGCAG GAGGCGCTCTCGGTCCGCTTCGTCCtctggcagcagctcctctggctCTCGCTCACCCAAGAAAGCAATGAAAAGAATCTCTAACACACCACCCCGAAAACAGGTCCATCATCTTGACACCTCCATCAGCCCAGTAGGAAAGGACAGGCGGTCACCATCTCCACGGGCCAGAAGGGGCAGAGGCTCTCCATCACCAGCCAGATCGTCTG GTTTAAAGCGAAAACAAGGGGGAAGGGCTGATTCTCCACCTCATAATGCCAAGCCCAGACCTTCTGAAGGGTCTGAGTCAG aggaggATAAAAATGAGAAAGGGGCAACAGCAGATTCGGTGCAGCAGCGACGTCAGTATCGCAGGCAGAATCGACAGTCGTCTTCAG ATACAGGATCCTCCTCCTCGGAGGACGAGGGGCCCAAGAGGCCAACAGCAGGTCCAGTGGCCAGAAATGGTGAAGTCAGGAGGAGACGTAGCCGCACACCCTCCCCACGGAGGCGACACAGGGAGGCCTCTCCAAG GAAAAGACGTTCTCCATCTCCTGGACGCAGACGTCGCTCCCTTTCTCCCCCACGACGTCGCAGATCTCCGTCTCCTCCTAGACGAAG GTCTCCTTCCCCACCTCCTCGTCGTCGTTCTCCATCTCCCAGAAGATATTCTCCCCCTATCCAGCGTCGTTACAGCCCCTCACCTCTGCCCCTGCAGAAGAGAAGGATATCGAGCTCTCCTCCAAAACGCTCCTCTCCAGTGGCGAAGCGACGCCCCTCCAGGTCCCCCAAGCGAAGAGGTTCTCCTGCTCAAAGGAGACGCTCACCTCCATCCTCTGCATCTCCACCTAGACACAGGAGGAGCCCCATGTTGCCTTCTGTCAGGCCAGGCAGGGATACACGATCCCCTGGTGCAGCAACCAGATGTCTGTCCCCGTCCCCTGCAAACCGCAGTCGCACTATTAGGGGTTCCATCAGTCCTCAGGGACGTTTTGAAACTTCCAGTACATCTCCATCAAACCAGCGGAGACAGCAGTCCCCTTCACACAGTAACAAACCCATCCGCCGAGTGTCCCGCACCCCAGAGCCACGCAGCAACCAGAG AGCATCTCGTAGTCCCCTGCCCATGAGGAGAGCATCCTCCAGATCCAGATCAGTTTCCCCTCAACCAGTAGCTCAGAAACGTCCAGTCCCTGCATCTGCCTCCCCCTCACCGTCGCGCTCTGCCAGTGGCTCTCCACCACCAGCCAAAAAGGCCAGCAGTGGATCTGGCAGTCAATCCCCAAGCAAG AACTCTGATGTTGACGGCagtggaaagaagaagaagaagaagaaggagaagaaacacaagaaagagaagaaacacaagaaGCACAAGAAGCACAAGAAGGAGAAGAGTGGGATCACTGCGCCTGCAGATGAACAAGAAAACCAGGGTGTGGATGAGGATGGGGAGTCCAGAAAG GAATCAGACAGTGAAGTAGAGGACAGCTTGGATGATCTGGAGAAGCACCTAAGAGAGAAGGCCCTGCGCTCCATGAGGAAGGCCCAGATGTCTCCATCACAGATGTCCTGA
- the srrm1 gene encoding serine/arginine repetitive matrix protein 1 isoform X1, whose translation MDAGFFRGTSAEQDNRFSNKQKKLLKQLKFAECLDKKVDMTKVNLEVIKPWITQRVTEILGFEDDVVIEFIFNQLEEKHPDSKMMQINLTGFLNGKNAREFMKDLWPLLLSAQDNIAGIPSAFLEQKKEEIKQRQIEQEKLASMRKIDDDKKDKDIRDRAQSKSPRRRKTRSPSPRRRSPVKRERKRSASRSPRRKPSPIGDSSPPPPLMQLPTKPLEQLVEPETTGRAMPEPVIQETPTTCDKVVEVVKADSVPEVKEPSPEKTHKKEERPRSREREKDLRRERPHHRSRSHSRSRRRRSRSRSYSPRRRPSPRRRMSPRRRSPPRRAPTSSRHRHRRSPAPRRRRSRSASSSGSSSSGSRSPKKAMKRISNTPPRKQVHHLDTSISPVGKDRRSPSPRARRGRGSPSPARSSGLKRKQGGRADSPPHNAKPRPSEGSESEEDKNEKGATADSVQQRRQYRRQNRQSSSDTGSSSSEDEGPKRPTAGPVARNGEVRRRRSRTPSPRRRHREASPRKRRSPSPGRRRRSLSPPRRRRSPSPPRRRSPSPPPRRRSPSPRRYSPPIQRRYSPSPLPLQKRRISSSPPKRSSPVAKRRPSRSPKRRGSPAQRRRSPPSSASPPRHRRSPMLPSVRPGRDTRSPGAATRCLSPSPANRSRTIRGSISPQGRFETSSTSPSNQRRQQSPSHSNKPIRRVSRTPEPRSNQRASRSPLPMRRASSRSRSVSPQPVAQKRPVPASASPSPSRSASGSPPPAKKASSGSGSQSPSKNSDVDGSGKKKKKKKEKKHKKEKKHKKHKKHKKEKSGITAPADEQENQGVDEDGESRKESDSEVEDSLDDLEKHLREKALRSMRKAQMSPSQMS comes from the exons ATGGACGCGGGATTCTTCCGC GGTACAAGCGCGGAGCAAGACAACCGATTCAGCAACAAGCAGAAGAAACTGCTGAAGCAGCTGAAATTTGCAGAATGTCTGGACAAGAAG GTGGACATGACCAAAGTGAACTTGGAAGTCATCAAACCTTGGATTACTCAGCGAGTCACAGAGATTCTGGGGTTCGAGGATGACGTCGTCATAGAGTTCATATTTAACCAGCTAGAAGAGAAG caccCGGATAGCAAGATGATGCAGATCAACTTGACAGGCTTCCTCAATGGGAAGAATGCCCGGGAGTTCATGAAGGACCTGTGGCCCCTGTTGCTGAGTGCCCAGGACAACATTGCAGGCATCCCCTCTGCTTTTCTGgaacagaagaaagaggaaatcaAACAGCGACAG ATTGAACAGGAGAAGCTTGCTTCTATGAGGAAGATTGATGACGATAAGAAGGACAAGGACATCAGAGATAGAGCTCAGTCAAAGAGCCCAAGGAG GCGGAAGACGAGGTCACCGTCACCACGGCGGAGGTCGCCGGTGAAGCGCGAAAGGAAACGTAGTGCCTCACGCTCCCCAAGGCGCAAACCCAGTCCCATTGGTGACAGTTCACCCCCTCCGCCCCTGATGCAGTTGCCCACGAAACCTTTGGAGCAGCTTGTGGAGCCAGAAACAACAGGAAGAGCCATGCCAGAGCCGGTCATCCAAGAGACTCCTACCACCTG TGACAAAGTTGTGGAGGTGGTGAAAGCAGACTCTGTGCCTGAGGTCAAAGAACCCTCTCCAGAGAAGACTCATAAGAAAGAGGAAAGGCCCAGGTCCCGGGAAAGGGAGAAGGACCTCAGGAGGGAAAGACCTCACCACCGCTCTCGTTCTCATTCTCGCTCTCGCAGGCGACGCTCTCGTTCTAG ATCTTACTCCCCTCGCAGAAGACCAAGTCCCAGGAGGAGAATGTCTCCACGTCGAAGGAGCCCCCCCAGACGTGCCCCCACCAGCTCCAGACACAGACATAGACGCTCCCCTGCTCCCCGCAG GAGGCGCTCTCGGTCCGCTTCGTCCtctggcagcagctcctctggctCTCGCTCACCCAAGAAAGCAATGAAAAGAATCTCTAACACACCACCCCGAAAACAGGTCCATCATCTTGACACCTCCATCAGCCCAGTAGGAAAGGACAGGCGGTCACCATCTCCACGGGCCAGAAGGGGCAGAGGCTCTCCATCACCAGCCAGATCGTCTG GTTTAAAGCGAAAACAAGGGGGAAGGGCTGATTCTCCACCTCATAATGCCAAGCCCAGACCTTCTGAAGGGTCTGAGTCAG aggaggATAAAAATGAGAAAGGGGCAACAGCAGATTCGGTGCAGCAGCGACGTCAGTATCGCAGGCAGAATCGACAGTCGTCTTCAG ATACAGGATCCTCCTCCTCGGAGGACGAGGGGCCCAAGAGGCCAACAGCAGGTCCAGTGGCCAGAAATGGTGAAGTCAGGAGGAGACGTAGCCGCACACCCTCCCCACGGAGGCGACACAGGGAGGCCTCTCCAAG GAAAAGACGTTCTCCATCTCCTGGACGCAGACGTCGCTCCCTTTCTCCCCCACGACGTCGCAGATCTCCGTCTCCTCCTAGACGAAG GTCTCCTTCCCCACCTCCTCGTCGTCGTTCTCCATCTCCCAGAAGATATTCTCCCCCTATCCAGCGTCGTTACAGCCCCTCACCTCTGCCCCTGCAGAAGAGAAGGATATCGAGCTCTCCTCCAAAACGCTCCTCTCCAGTGGCGAAGCGACGCCCCTCCAGGTCCCCCAAGCGAAGAGGTTCTCCTGCTCAAAGGAGACGCTCACCTCCATCCTCTGCATCTCCACCTAGACACAGGAGGAGCCCCATGTTGCCTTCTGTCAGGCCAGGCAGGGATACACGATCCCCTGGTGCAGCAACCAGATGTCTGTCCCCGTCCCCTGCAAACCGCAGTCGCACTATTAGGGGTTCCATCAGTCCTCAGGGACGTTTTGAAACTTCCAGTACATCTCCATCAAACCAGCGGAGACAGCAGTCCCCTTCACACAGTAACAAACCCATCCGCCGAGTGTCCCGCACCCCAGAGCCACGCAGCAACCAGAG AGCATCTCGTAGTCCCCTGCCCATGAGGAGAGCATCCTCCAGATCCAGATCAGTTTCCCCTCAACCAGTAGCTCAGAAACGTCCAGTCCCTGCATCTGCCTCCCCCTCACCGTCGCGCTCTGCCAGTGGCTCTCCACCACCAGCCAAAAAGGCCAGCAGTGGATCTGGCAGTCAATCCCCAAGCAAG AACTCTGATGTTGACGGCagtggaaagaagaagaagaagaagaaggagaagaaacacaagaaagagaagaaacacaagaaGCACAAGAAGCACAAGAAGGAGAAGAGTGGGATCACTGCGCCTGCAGATGAACAAGAAAACCAGGGTGTGGATGAGGATGGGGAGTCCAGAAAG GAATCAGACAGTGAAGTAGAGGACAGCTTGGATGATCTGGAGAAGCACCTAAGAGAGAAGGCCCTGCGCTCCATGAGGAAGGCCCAGATGTCTCCATCACAGATGTCCTGA
- the srrm1 gene encoding serine/arginine repetitive matrix protein 1 isoform X3, with product MDAGFFRGTSAEQDNRFSNKQKKLLKQLKFAECLDKKVDMTKVNLEVIKPWITQRVTEILGFEDDVVIEFIFNQLEEKHPDSKMMQINLTGFLNGKNAREFMKDLWPLLLSAQDNIAGIPSAFLEQKKEEIKQRQIEQEKLASMRKIDDDKKDKDIRDRAQSKSPRRRKTRSPSPRRRSPVKRERKRSASRSPRRKPSPIGDSSPPPPLMQLPTKPLEQLVEPETTGRAMPEPVIQETPTTCDKVVEVVKADSVPEVKEPSPEKTHKKEERPRSREREKDLRRERPHHRSRSHSRSRRRRSRSRSYSPRRRPSPRRRMSPRRRSPPRRAPTSSRHRHRRSPAPRRRRSRSASSSGSSSSGSRSPKKAMKRISNTPPRKQVHHLDTSISPVGKDRRSPSPRARRGRGSPSPARSSGLKRKQGGRADSPPHNAKPRPSEGSESDTGSSSSEDEGPKRPTAGPVARNGEVRRRRSRTPSPRRRHREASPRKRRSPSPGRRRRSLSPPRRRRSPSPPRRRSPSPPPRRRSPSPRRYSPPIQRRYSPSPLPLQKRRISSSPPKRSSPVAKRRPSRSPKRRGSPAQRRRSPPSSASPPRHRRSPMLPSVRPGRDTRSPGAATRCLSPSPANRSRTIRGSISPQGRFETSSTSPSNQRRQQSPSHSNKPIRRVSRTPEPRSNQRASRSPLPMRRASSRSRSVSPQPVAQKRPVPASASPSPSRSASGSPPPAKKASSGSGSQSPSKNSDVDGSGKKKKKKKEKKHKKEKKHKKHKKHKKEKSGITAPADEQENQGVDEDGESRKESDSEVEDSLDDLEKHLREKALRSMRKAQMSPSQMS from the exons ATGGACGCGGGATTCTTCCGC GGTACAAGCGCGGAGCAAGACAACCGATTCAGCAACAAGCAGAAGAAACTGCTGAAGCAGCTGAAATTTGCAGAATGTCTGGACAAGAAG GTGGACATGACCAAAGTGAACTTGGAAGTCATCAAACCTTGGATTACTCAGCGAGTCACAGAGATTCTGGGGTTCGAGGATGACGTCGTCATAGAGTTCATATTTAACCAGCTAGAAGAGAAG caccCGGATAGCAAGATGATGCAGATCAACTTGACAGGCTTCCTCAATGGGAAGAATGCCCGGGAGTTCATGAAGGACCTGTGGCCCCTGTTGCTGAGTGCCCAGGACAACATTGCAGGCATCCCCTCTGCTTTTCTGgaacagaagaaagaggaaatcaAACAGCGACAG ATTGAACAGGAGAAGCTTGCTTCTATGAGGAAGATTGATGACGATAAGAAGGACAAGGACATCAGAGATAGAGCTCAGTCAAAGAGCCCAAGGAG GCGGAAGACGAGGTCACCGTCACCACGGCGGAGGTCGCCGGTGAAGCGCGAAAGGAAACGTAGTGCCTCACGCTCCCCAAGGCGCAAACCCAGTCCCATTGGTGACAGTTCACCCCCTCCGCCCCTGATGCAGTTGCCCACGAAACCTTTGGAGCAGCTTGTGGAGCCAGAAACAACAGGAAGAGCCATGCCAGAGCCGGTCATCCAAGAGACTCCTACCACCTG TGACAAAGTTGTGGAGGTGGTGAAAGCAGACTCTGTGCCTGAGGTCAAAGAACCCTCTCCAGAGAAGACTCATAAGAAAGAGGAAAGGCCCAGGTCCCGGGAAAGGGAGAAGGACCTCAGGAGGGAAAGACCTCACCACCGCTCTCGTTCTCATTCTCGCTCTCGCAGGCGACGCTCTCGTTCTAG ATCTTACTCCCCTCGCAGAAGACCAAGTCCCAGGAGGAGAATGTCTCCACGTCGAAGGAGCCCCCCCAGACGTGCCCCCACCAGCTCCAGACACAGACATAGACGCTCCCCTGCTCCCCGCAG GAGGCGCTCTCGGTCCGCTTCGTCCtctggcagcagctcctctggctCTCGCTCACCCAAGAAAGCAATGAAAAGAATCTCTAACACACCACCCCGAAAACAGGTCCATCATCTTGACACCTCCATCAGCCCAGTAGGAAAGGACAGGCGGTCACCATCTCCACGGGCCAGAAGGGGCAGAGGCTCTCCATCACCAGCCAGATCGTCTG GTTTAAAGCGAAAACAAGGGGGAAGGGCTGATTCTCCACCTCATAATGCCAAGCCCAGACCTTCTGAAGGGTCTGAGTCAG ATACAGGATCCTCCTCCTCGGAGGACGAGGGGCCCAAGAGGCCAACAGCAGGTCCAGTGGCCAGAAATGGTGAAGTCAGGAGGAGACGTAGCCGCACACCCTCCCCACGGAGGCGACACAGGGAGGCCTCTCCAAG GAAAAGACGTTCTCCATCTCCTGGACGCAGACGTCGCTCCCTTTCTCCCCCACGACGTCGCAGATCTCCGTCTCCTCCTAGACGAAG GTCTCCTTCCCCACCTCCTCGTCGTCGTTCTCCATCTCCCAGAAGATATTCTCCCCCTATCCAGCGTCGTTACAGCCCCTCACCTCTGCCCCTGCAGAAGAGAAGGATATCGAGCTCTCCTCCAAAACGCTCCTCTCCAGTGGCGAAGCGACGCCCCTCCAGGTCCCCCAAGCGAAGAGGTTCTCCTGCTCAAAGGAGACGCTCACCTCCATCCTCTGCATCTCCACCTAGACACAGGAGGAGCCCCATGTTGCCTTCTGTCAGGCCAGGCAGGGATACACGATCCCCTGGTGCAGCAACCAGATGTCTGTCCCCGTCCCCTGCAAACCGCAGTCGCACTATTAGGGGTTCCATCAGTCCTCAGGGACGTTTTGAAACTTCCAGTACATCTCCATCAAACCAGCGGAGACAGCAGTCCCCTTCACACAGTAACAAACCCATCCGCCGAGTGTCCCGCACCCCAGAGCCACGCAGCAACCAGAG AGCATCTCGTAGTCCCCTGCCCATGAGGAGAGCATCCTCCAGATCCAGATCAGTTTCCCCTCAACCAGTAGCTCAGAAACGTCCAGTCCCTGCATCTGCCTCCCCCTCACCGTCGCGCTCTGCCAGTGGCTCTCCACCACCAGCCAAAAAGGCCAGCAGTGGATCTGGCAGTCAATCCCCAAGCAAG AACTCTGATGTTGACGGCagtggaaagaagaagaagaagaagaaggagaagaaacacaagaaagagaagaaacacaagaaGCACAAGAAGCACAAGAAGGAGAAGAGTGGGATCACTGCGCCTGCAGATGAACAAGAAAACCAGGGTGTGGATGAGGATGGGGAGTCCAGAAAG GAATCAGACAGTGAAGTAGAGGACAGCTTGGATGATCTGGAGAAGCACCTAAGAGAGAAGGCCCTGCGCTCCATGAGGAAGGCCCAGATGTCTCCATCACAGATGTCCTGA
- the srrm1 gene encoding serine/arginine repetitive matrix protein 1 isoform X2 produces MDAGFFRGTSAEQDNRFSNKQKKLLKQLKFAECLDKKVDMTKVNLEVIKPWITQRVTEILGFEDDVVIEFIFNQLEEKHPDSKMMQINLTGFLNGKNAREFMKDLWPLLLSAQDNIAGIPSAFLEQKKEEIKQRQIEQEKLASMRKIDDDKKDKDIRDRAQSKSPRRRKTRSPSPRRRSPVKRERKRSASRSPRRKPSPIGDSSPPPPLMQLPTKPLEQLVEPETTGRAMPEPVIQETPTTCDKVVEVVKADSVPEVKEPSPEKTHKKEERPRSREREKDLRRERPHHRSRSHSRSRRRRSRSRSYSPRRRPSPRRRMSPRRRSPPRRAPTSSRHRHRRSPAPRRRSRSASSSGSSSSGSRSPKKAMKRISNTPPRKQVHHLDTSISPVGKDRRSPSPRARRGRGSPSPARSSGLKRKQGGRADSPPHNAKPRPSEGSESEEDKNEKGATADSVQQRRQYRRQNRQSSSDTGSSSSEDEGPKRPTAGPVARNGEVRRRRSRTPSPRRRHREASPRKRRSPSPGRRRRSLSPPRRRRSPSPPRRRSPSPPPRRRSPSPRRYSPPIQRRYSPSPLPLQKRRISSSPPKRSSPVAKRRPSRSPKRRGSPAQRRRSPPSSASPPRHRRSPMLPSVRPGRDTRSPGAATRCLSPSPANRSRTIRGSISPQGRFETSSTSPSNQRRQQSPSHSNKPIRRVSRTPEPRSNQRASRSPLPMRRASSRSRSVSPQPVAQKRPVPASASPSPSRSASGSPPPAKKASSGSGSQSPSKNSDVDGSGKKKKKKKEKKHKKEKKHKKHKKHKKEKSGITAPADEQENQGVDEDGESRKESDSEVEDSLDDLEKHLREKALRSMRKAQMSPSQMS; encoded by the exons ATGGACGCGGGATTCTTCCGC GGTACAAGCGCGGAGCAAGACAACCGATTCAGCAACAAGCAGAAGAAACTGCTGAAGCAGCTGAAATTTGCAGAATGTCTGGACAAGAAG GTGGACATGACCAAAGTGAACTTGGAAGTCATCAAACCTTGGATTACTCAGCGAGTCACAGAGATTCTGGGGTTCGAGGATGACGTCGTCATAGAGTTCATATTTAACCAGCTAGAAGAGAAG caccCGGATAGCAAGATGATGCAGATCAACTTGACAGGCTTCCTCAATGGGAAGAATGCCCGGGAGTTCATGAAGGACCTGTGGCCCCTGTTGCTGAGTGCCCAGGACAACATTGCAGGCATCCCCTCTGCTTTTCTGgaacagaagaaagaggaaatcaAACAGCGACAG ATTGAACAGGAGAAGCTTGCTTCTATGAGGAAGATTGATGACGATAAGAAGGACAAGGACATCAGAGATAGAGCTCAGTCAAAGAGCCCAAGGAG GCGGAAGACGAGGTCACCGTCACCACGGCGGAGGTCGCCGGTGAAGCGCGAAAGGAAACGTAGTGCCTCACGCTCCCCAAGGCGCAAACCCAGTCCCATTGGTGACAGTTCACCCCCTCCGCCCCTGATGCAGTTGCCCACGAAACCTTTGGAGCAGCTTGTGGAGCCAGAAACAACAGGAAGAGCCATGCCAGAGCCGGTCATCCAAGAGACTCCTACCACCTG TGACAAAGTTGTGGAGGTGGTGAAAGCAGACTCTGTGCCTGAGGTCAAAGAACCCTCTCCAGAGAAGACTCATAAGAAAGAGGAAAGGCCCAGGTCCCGGGAAAGGGAGAAGGACCTCAGGAGGGAAAGACCTCACCACCGCTCTCGTTCTCATTCTCGCTCTCGCAGGCGACGCTCTCGTTCTAG ATCTTACTCCCCTCGCAGAAGACCAAGTCCCAGGAGGAGAATGTCTCCACGTCGAAGGAGCCCCCCCAGACGTGCCCCCACCAGCTCCAGACACAGACATAGACGCTCCCCTGCTCCCCGCAG GCGCTCTCGGTCCGCTTCGTCCtctggcagcagctcctctggctCTCGCTCACCCAAGAAAGCAATGAAAAGAATCTCTAACACACCACCCCGAAAACAGGTCCATCATCTTGACACCTCCATCAGCCCAGTAGGAAAGGACAGGCGGTCACCATCTCCACGGGCCAGAAGGGGCAGAGGCTCTCCATCACCAGCCAGATCGTCTG GTTTAAAGCGAAAACAAGGGGGAAGGGCTGATTCTCCACCTCATAATGCCAAGCCCAGACCTTCTGAAGGGTCTGAGTCAG aggaggATAAAAATGAGAAAGGGGCAACAGCAGATTCGGTGCAGCAGCGACGTCAGTATCGCAGGCAGAATCGACAGTCGTCTTCAG ATACAGGATCCTCCTCCTCGGAGGACGAGGGGCCCAAGAGGCCAACAGCAGGTCCAGTGGCCAGAAATGGTGAAGTCAGGAGGAGACGTAGCCGCACACCCTCCCCACGGAGGCGACACAGGGAGGCCTCTCCAAG GAAAAGACGTTCTCCATCTCCTGGACGCAGACGTCGCTCCCTTTCTCCCCCACGACGTCGCAGATCTCCGTCTCCTCCTAGACGAAG GTCTCCTTCCCCACCTCCTCGTCGTCGTTCTCCATCTCCCAGAAGATATTCTCCCCCTATCCAGCGTCGTTACAGCCCCTCACCTCTGCCCCTGCAGAAGAGAAGGATATCGAGCTCTCCTCCAAAACGCTCCTCTCCAGTGGCGAAGCGACGCCCCTCCAGGTCCCCCAAGCGAAGAGGTTCTCCTGCTCAAAGGAGACGCTCACCTCCATCCTCTGCATCTCCACCTAGACACAGGAGGAGCCCCATGTTGCCTTCTGTCAGGCCAGGCAGGGATACACGATCCCCTGGTGCAGCAACCAGATGTCTGTCCCCGTCCCCTGCAAACCGCAGTCGCACTATTAGGGGTTCCATCAGTCCTCAGGGACGTTTTGAAACTTCCAGTACATCTCCATCAAACCAGCGGAGACAGCAGTCCCCTTCACACAGTAACAAACCCATCCGCCGAGTGTCCCGCACCCCAGAGCCACGCAGCAACCAGAG AGCATCTCGTAGTCCCCTGCCCATGAGGAGAGCATCCTCCAGATCCAGATCAGTTTCCCCTCAACCAGTAGCTCAGAAACGTCCAGTCCCTGCATCTGCCTCCCCCTCACCGTCGCGCTCTGCCAGTGGCTCTCCACCACCAGCCAAAAAGGCCAGCAGTGGATCTGGCAGTCAATCCCCAAGCAAG AACTCTGATGTTGACGGCagtggaaagaagaagaagaagaagaaggagaagaaacacaagaaagagaagaaacacaagaaGCACAAGAAGCACAAGAAGGAGAAGAGTGGGATCACTGCGCCTGCAGATGAACAAGAAAACCAGGGTGTGGATGAGGATGGGGAGTCCAGAAAG GAATCAGACAGTGAAGTAGAGGACAGCTTGGATGATCTGGAGAAGCACCTAAGAGAGAAGGCCCTGCGCTCCATGAGGAAGGCCCAGATGTCTCCATCACAGATGTCCTGA